The sequence below is a genomic window from Amphiprion ocellaris isolate individual 3 ecotype Okinawa chromosome 16, ASM2253959v1, whole genome shotgun sequence.
TCCAGCAATAAACTTGTTTTGACTTGAATGGTTTTgccataaaatgtattttcagagAGCATAAAGCTGAAGAGGCTGCGTTGTCACAGCTTTTAGAGAATGTTGCATCGCTTCATTTCTGTGTCACGTTCAAAACAGTAAACATATGGTTTAACTGACTCTAATTCATCACATGTGCTAATCTTTGCAGTGTCAATCAGAATTTAAACCCCAGCCTGTGGAGCAGGTTTGCTTACGGTGCAGGCAGCTTTTTCAAGCTTCCTGATGTTCTCCACCCGGCGAAGGTCCTCCAACTCTTTCTCTGTGTGCTCTTTCAGGGGAAAGTTCTGCACCTCAATTTCAGAGTGAAAGGCCTGTGAGAGACATAGATGATTTAGACAGAAAAGGCCTGCTGTGTTCAGTAAGAAACATAACACTCATTAGCTTGACACCTCAGTGTTTGTCTTACCTTAATGGCTCTGCCTTTGACCTTCACAGAATCCCAGCATTCTCTCTTTAGGATGTCACAGAGGTAACATTTTTCTATAATGTCCCATTCAATGTCAGACTTCACCTGTAAAGTGAGGATATTAAGAGccaaatgaaagcaaaattaaaaattcattGCATTTATGTTTGGGTGTGCTAACTACCCTTGTGACCTCCTGCTCCACCATGGCCTCAAGTCTCCTTTGCTCCTCAACATCCAGGTTGAGGTGTTGCTCTGGGAGGTTCTCATTTTCACGTACCATCTCCTGGATCTgaccacacagaaaacacagtttaggAGTTatattgttgtgtgttttattaaataaaacagtgatACACATTCAATTTGTTTGTTGAACTGATATCTAAtggtgtatatattttttttatgattgaCAAACTGTATTTTCAATGTGCAAGAAATCAAAAAACTAGAATGTCAAATGTTCTTGACACAGACTTGACTTAAAATTAAGTAACATTAGTATTGGCTCACATCATTGTTTATATATGCATTGTATAATGTgtataatttctgtttttatgtatttattacttCAAATCACATACAGTTTTAGTATTTAGCTCCTGAGTGCTTCAGTTtgagtaaaaacatgttttatttcagattcCCATacgttactgtgtgtgtatgttttgtgcAGGTACAGGACATCTTATAGATACAGTGCTTGTGTTTTGTGCACAGTTTTTAAGTTTTGCCCTGATAATTTCTTCCTGCTCAAGAATTTAAGAGTATCTTCTTAAAGtaggattgaaaaaaaaaaaaaccttcagaatGAATAAAACCCACTTACAGCATCACGTAACTCTTTGATGGTTTCTCTCAGGTTTTTCTTCATCTCAGAATATTTCTCATTGTCTTCTTTTATAACCTGTTCACAATATACAGATTGACAAACTGTCGATTCACAACAATCACAGCACCTTGTAAGCAGCAgtaggtaaaaataaaaataatttttgaacaGTTATTATAACAAACTGACATTTATGTGTAGCATAAAGGCGGACTGGAAAGTGCCTCTTTCCCACATGTAGTTGCAGAACAAATCAACAATTCAAACACCTGCCACACCTGAAATATCAACTTATTGTTATCAAGAAGCGCTGTCAGGTGACGAAGTACCAGACAGGATTTCACAGATGCTTATCTGCTTTATAGTACCATAGTACCACTTAGTAATTGGTTGACTTTCTCACTCTGTAAGTGGCGATAAATCAAACTGTTGCACAGACCGACTGTgtgccaaaaacaacacagctgtTTTCGGAACAAGATATCACACACAGGTGCAAAAGCGGACTTTCGTAATCCCCTCATCTGCAAGCTCTACAGTTAACATTATCCACATCTCATGCCACCCTCACAAATATCCCAGTGTGTTAGTTACTGACTGCCTCTCGCCTGCTTTCCAGCCAGGTGGGATGTGAAGGTGGAGCACACGGCAGGCTGCTATAACTCTCATCTTGTTCGGTCACATCCACACGGTCACCTCCACTGACCTTCAAAGTGTTGACAGcacatatggaaaataacacagATACATTGCAAAACTGTTAATTTAGTTAATTGTTTATGTATGAGGCAAACTCAGTAAACCAATACAAGATTAATACCACTGCTCTAATTAAGAATGCAAGATGTTGGTTGAAAACGGCTCAGAAGCAAACTAATTCACATGTATCTCCTCACACTTCACTTACAATAACAATATAATCTGCTGGATTATTTTTAAGTCTTTAATACAATGTTCTTGCTCAAGCAGTTTTAGAGAGGCATTGCTTCAGTTTTTGGAGGCTGTAATTTGCAGAACTGCTGacttgtgttgcattttacCAAGAGGTTCTCCAActacttttttccaccacagtaATAGCAGTGAGGAGTGACTAAATTTTAGAAAGTCAGTGTAACTACAGCACTGAGAACATTACAGCTTTAATGAAATGTATTACAtggcaaatgagctgcagcattTTCTACAGTTGTAATGCACTTTTTCAAAAACACCCACATACTTTGTACACTGTCATGTAGTATTGGTTTACATTTAAATAGAATACAATGGAATATTTCATACCTCACGTTCCTCTGGTTCTTCAGGGCTGTCAGGAGTTTCTTGGCCCCACACAGGAAAGCTGATGAGGACGGGGTTTTCTGCATTGAATATGTTCTTCAAGATACGTGCCATAGATTGACTATATTGAGCAGCTTCATTCCCCTTGCCAGCATCCACGTCTTTAATTCTGTATGGagtgatggaaaacaaatacacaataaaatatgtGAAGGTATTTATTAGTTGCTTTCCTGTGAAAACATTGAAAGCCAACAGAATCTGTTTCTCTATAATTACTGACATCTTTCCCTCATCTGCAGCACTCAGCCTCAAACTCATTTGTTCCTATGGGAATGTGCCACAAACATTTAGttagattttaaaatacatgttaCTCAAACAGGAGTAAATAGTGTATTTGCTAGGAATCATTTTTAGCTGATACGTATCAGCGGTAGCAGAACTGTGCACATGGGGCCGACTGAAGTAAACTACTGTGCTCACGTTGATCAAAACAAAGGAACACGTGCCAGTCTAACTGATTAATGCATTTATTAGTTTTTGAGCAACAATGGATTTTTGTTACACTGAGGAATAATTTACATCCTGCTTTCTCTGCTCAGACAATATTTAGTCTTTTCTCTAAGAAGAATATAAAATATCACTAAGCGTGTCTTAAACTCCCATATTGCGATCATTGTAAGCAGGCAGTACATCAGTCACAAAGTGAAGCAACAAATGATAcatgaaaaaactaaactaaaacaatTCCTGGAATagtaaaacagcagcaaagcGTGCAGGAGCAGGCAGAGGAGGTAGATGTGGAATGTATGTGGGATGTTGCTCAGTGGAAAGATTGTGCTGCGAGTTTTATTAAATCTTTGTCTTCCTGTGAGTTACGGTCATGAATCCCTCGGACCTTTCACTCACAGGACATTAATATATTTGTTCATGACTGTCTCTCACTGCCAGTGGCAACAGAGGAAATGCATTGCTTTATATGAACTACATGAAACTGCAAAGTGCAGCAGTGAGCAACAGTTCCCTCTACTGTTCACAGCTATGAATTATGTAGGCACAGCAAGCTGCTTTACCTGAGACTCGTGCACAAAAGAGAGCCATCTTTGAAGCCAGTGGTGAGGAGTGTGAGGGCATCTGCGGAGAAAGACACACTCCGGACTCCACCAAGACGCAACGAATGACACTGGAGCTCGATGTACCGCTCCTGAAGGTGCAGCATTAGTCCACAGGAAGTTAAAACACGAAtcaaaatgtttacaagaaaaaaataatgaaatgagtTCCTACCATGGAAACAGTTTCTCTAATCCGTAGTAAACCATCTTGGCCTACAGAAGCCAACCATAAGCAATGAGGAGACAAAACAAGAGAGGCAGGGCCCAGCAGATGACCCCTCACTTCCTGGTTTGGTTTCAGCTCGACCACCTGTTGGCTGGAGAAATGGTCTGTGACCTGAAGAGATTAATCAGGGAGCAGGGTACTGGTTTGATATGCATTAAAGATTAAGAACACATACCTTCTCTTACTATTTATATTTGGAAAAACTCACTGTGAcgctttacagtatttttttttttgtaaaacaaagaatTCTGAGTACATTAGACAGCAGCAAACCTCAGGAAGCTGAAATCGCTGAAGTGTTTTGTTCTTGTGGCAGTAAGCGAAGACTTCACTGACTCCCAGAACACAGGATGTAAGTGGATGATGCACTTTGTATTGAAACACTTTGAGGAAGCGAGTGGACAGACATCCATGTCGATCTACACAATCTGTACCTGCAGGACAGTAGAGGCACACTGTAACATGATGGGAAGCAGATAAAAGATTCTAATTCCACACATCTACATAGAAGCATTCCTACTGAGGGTTTGTTCAGAAGCTGGTCTTTGTGCTTCCGTTTGCACCATAGCAGTGCTGTGTCACATAAAATTGCCAATAAAACATCTCTATAAACGTTGTTACAGTATACAGTTTGTTAACCACACTTTTTATCCTCAATTGTTGTGAATCATCACCAGTGCTGCTACTGGTGACTTTAACAACCTATCAGCTTTGATTATCACATAGATGGTACACCAGAGTCATATGTTTAAGTTATATAACTTTTGGGTGGTGCGACTGGCGACTGTGGCCACACCCACGGCTTTGAATATCCACTTTCCTCTAGATATTTCTCTGTGTCATGGTCCGTGCCTTTCAACACACTTTTCCAGGCCACTGTATAAACAAAGGGCATAAAGTACTCAGCTCCTCTTTTTGACAATGTTTAATAACAACAAGTCTAAACATTTGGACACAAAAATGTCCTGGTAAGTACTTGTGGTTGTCTTTATCGAGACAATATTGAAGTCTACTGTTGAAGCATCTCCTCCTCCCAGTAGACAGTAGATAAAGATTTTCTGCTTAAACTTGTCTGAATAGgaagtaaagtaaaatacaggACACCAAGTGGCACGCAAACCTTGAATTTGGTTTAATTCCACCAATCACCTTTCAAAATTCTCCTCGCCTGCAGGAGATGATTCATCATCTGCTCGTTGTGAAATAAATTCTTACCTTTCTCTTGCTGTTGTAAAGTATGCAGTGGACCTCCCTAGTCTCTGTTTGAATTTGTTGAATTGCTTAGTCAACACCTCATGATGTTTATGACTAATGTGTCAGACATAAGAGCCTCATGTTGCTTAAAGCCCCACCAGAGCATCAGATTATCTATTACTCATCGCTCACTCTCTTCCAGATGGATGCCTGGTAATTTTGTGATAACGTGCATTATGATTTCACCTCTTTCACCTTGGAGGACCCTGTACCTGGACCGGCTTACACAAATATAACTTGTGCcaatttttcaaatgttgtcAAGATTGGCACATTCATTGAAGAGGCTGCTTGCTACTGCTATTATAATGTTGATGTAAGATTTGTTGTGTCTaatttctgttgcatcaaattTGGTAGTCTTGCAGCTGAAATTTCTTTAGAGCTGATTCAAAAGCACCAGTGACACTGACTCATGAGTAAAAGACTGTTATTTACTCTCTAATTTAGAGTTTTGTTTGGATAGTTCATTTGTTTGGAACTTCTCCCAAGTGTCTCTCATCATAGAACCCAAGTTTGCTCATGCTTTGTGAGGtggaagtttaaaaaataacctTAGGTATAAAGGGCTGGAAACTACTTCTGAGCAATTTCCAAAACGCTTCTAAAAATCTGCAGATTAAGTCTGAAATTCATCGACTCCATCAGTGCTGTACCTGCAAGGTTCCCGGCAGGCAGAGAGAGCACTGTGAGCAGACTGCCTTCCTGTTCTTTGTCCTCTTGTCCAGCACACAGTGCAAGAACATCGACCTTCTTACAGTCGCTGATGTACTGAGTGGAAAGTGACAAAATACGTCCAGGAATAACTGGAAAAGAAAATCACACAATAATAGGACAATACATTGCTATAAATCTATGCATCAGTTCTTAGTCACAGTGAGCTTTGCAATGAATTGCAAGTGAATTAGTATACACAGTAGAGCAgtacattttttcatctttggAAAGAAAGAGGATTTACCTGTGTATCCTATGACTGAAAATGATGTCGAAGGCTTTGCATCAATGACATAAATATGTGAATCTGAGGCAGCGGTGAGAAGGTAGTGACCCTCTTGATCAAAGctacaaaagaacaaacactTTAATTTGCTTTTCTGATCAAAAATAGAAGAGCAGTTGCATTTTCTCAGTGTTGCAGGTAGAAATAGTTCATGCCTTTACTTTAGAAATGTATGATGAGATACTTGGTCACTAGTTTAGTGTTAAACTGAAACTCCATGGTTTCACAGAGATGGAGGATGCTTACACTAGCTGATCCACAGCAGTGTGGTGGAGCTGAACCTGGTGCACCAGGCGAGGCTGCTGCTCGTCATTCAGGTCAATGAAGAGGATGATTCCTGAGGCTGTTCCAACAGCTGCATAATGTGCAATAGGACAGCAGGCTAGACCTGTCACCTAAACAGACacagattattttttcacatgtttaaaactaaattctttctcaatattcttaaaaatgtatttgtttggttaatttaaagtcatttctaAACAACAATCATAGAACCGTTGTACTAAAGTGGCACAATACACGTTCCAAATGTTCATATGTTGTCAATCTGACCTCAGCTTGAAGAAACAGCGAACTGATGCAGATACCATCTGAGGACCACAACTGCAGTTCTCCAGACTCCCTCAATGACTACAAcaggtaaaaacacaaatatcacAGATACTGATCTAAATTATATATCATTACATCATTGCAAGACACTGTAATTGTTGAGTAACACAAATGCCTTACCACACAGATATTCCTGTCAGTGTGCAACAAAGCTGCTGTCACAAAGTTTCCACTGAGAACATCCAGGACCTTCACAATCTCATCTGACTGGGCTGAGTTCAGCATATAGATCTGCCCCTGAAGAACAAGAGGCCAGATTTAGTTTTCAATGTGTCTTTTCTCTCAAGTAACCAGGGTTTACTCATATAAGAAAACTTCTGAAACTCCCCAAAAAAGTTTCAGGGAGTACCAGAGAAAGATATcaaatgaatatatatttttaaccaATTTTATTAAGTGGAgtttcatttactcaagcataaCATACATTTTAGcacataaaatggtcagaaataacaggaaaatgcatttctgtcatttaaggTCATGCAGACTCATTCCATTTACTTTACTGCTGTGCATAGTCATCCCCCAAAGGCAGATTCTAAACCATGTTATTATTACATGGAAAACTATGCATACGCTATGATATATTTAAGTACTCACTGATTTAGAAGATAAAAGTAATGTCTCCTGATCAGGGAAGTACATCACAGTGGTGACAGGTCTTTCCAGTTGCCATGTTCGTGTAATGTTGACCTGAGTTCCTTTGATCTGCAGACAGTGCACCCTACTCTCCTGtaataaatatgcattttaagGTGCATTTAAGTGAGATTAATGGAGGATCCGTTATGTCTGAAGAGGTCATACAGGTGTTAAAAGGAGCATGGGTTTGTACCTTCCCTACAGCGATCAGATTGTTCTTATTAAAGGTTAGGCTTTGAAAGCTGCTCTCTTGGAGTTCAGAGGTGGCATCTGcagctgaacaaaaacaaaacacaaagagcatGTCAAATGTTGTTTCCCATGCCAAATAAAATTAGGCAACAGAAATATTTCCAGTGACTTTTTACGTATCTACCACATCCCAGTGTTCATGTTTGTTTACTTGTGGGGTTGAAGAGAAGTGAGACAGAAAGGCTTTCTGGATCAACAAGGAGCAGAAAGCCCTCCTCACAGCCCACATAAAGCTCTGATGTGGCTGTCCAGCAGATGGCAGAAGGAGTCAGTCTGGCTCTGGTACAAGGTTTAGTCTGTAGAAACACATGGGGAGTTGGGtaacagtttacattttgtctttgtttttccctGACTGATAGTTTCTCCAACAAACAGATTAATCGATCTAAAAACATGGCTGCTTCACAAGCATATACAGTTTTCAAAGTATATTTAGtgagtgtaaaaatgtcaataacaATTCTTTGTCTCCTTTGAGATGTAGGAGGCATTTCTGGAGCAAAATCAGTTTGTTGCTCACCATGTGAAGGGTGGGTGACAGTCTCTCAATAATGGACCCATCTTTTGCTGGAAACTCTATCGTACTGCAATACAACAAATACGACATACACATAACTAATATTGTCTGACTGCTACACTTGCTGCTTATGAAGTTAACTTTATCAACTAATTCACATCCAATGCACAGAAAATATCATGTCCATGACTGTAGATTTTAAGTACATGATTGTGCAGCCAGCTGTGCTTTACCTTGGTTTCAGGACATGAAAGCTGGCACTCTTCTCAATATTCCAGACAGTGAGGGATGTAGCACCCAAAGCACAAAGCTGGTACCAGTTCAAAGGGTTGAAAACCAAAGAAATGACATCTTTTCCATCATGTGGTTGTGTACAAAGTGACTCAGCATTTTCCCAGTTCCTGCATTGCACAGTCATGATTACAGTGACAAAGCTGCTCTGCCTGAATAAACATAACAGAAGTTAGGTGGCACCCAGAAAAGGTATACTACTGCTTTCAGTGGCTTACCACACTGTAATGGTGTGGTCAGGAAGAGAGGAGCAACAGGCCAAATAAGGACCACCATCACATAATGCCAGAGATGTGTAGTCCAGTTGGGCTGTTCCTACAAAAAGAACCAATTGTGTGGGATTTAtgtgagaaaataaatatacaatagAAGGGATGCATCTAAACTAACAAAGAGCAATGCATGATTGCAGCAAATCATAGCTAAATGTATGGTAGCTGCATAGATTTATCTAGTTATCTGACCTGGGAGACAATATCACCTTACCTTTTAGCTCATTCTTCAACTGAAGCTCGGGgaaaatgtacacaaatataGAGGGGGATAGTTTTTGCTCAGAGAAAGCAAAAATCCCACTCTTGCTGTTAGCTGTTAATGCACCAATGCCTCTGCCAGGACTCTGAAACACACTTTGGGTTTTTGTCTCCATGTTCAGGAAACAGATATGACTCCCACATATGTAACATACTGTTTCATTGTCCACAAAGTCGACACTCTTGTTTGTAAAGCCTTGTATCCACCTGTAGGGagttaaaaaaatgctaatattagctaacattagcatctaCGGGCTTGTGTATGGGAATTGTACCgaaatagtaaaaaaatacTAGATAGGGGCAACTGGAGCGGCACGTACCTGACTTCTAAACTTCCAGTTTCgtccattttaaaatgagcatGTAACTAAATGaagagcaaaataaaattaaactgtttctcaaacacacaacaaacaaactaacCAGCGAGTCCTTGCATATCCATAGTAACCGCAAGATACCATTCTTAGATGTCATTGGCTGGAACtcgtgatggtcctctgatacccgaggcttcgacacatgcgctgtagctcatgaagcaaacgtatcgagccactgtacCGAGGcttggtttggtcacgtgactcgtgacgtttgaatcacttcagtgacgtttgaagcactcaactgcttcgaatcacctgattggttcggtttgttatgtgaatcactcagcgggatcgagtgttccgggataggagatccctatttagtgttgttcatttgaattgtttttcgcagaatagattgttttttttgctgttgtttttgctttgagagttagagTTTGTTttgagagatagatagatagatagattttatatatatatatatatatatatatatatatatatatatatatatatatatatatatatatatatatatatatatatatatatatatatatatatatatatatatatatatatatatatatatatatatatatatatattcccaactcaccacccccatgccacaacacctggcacagaaccttgtcaggtgcttagctgacagactacaaaccaaagaaaagaacagttcactgactgttgctacacttgtggctctgcagttcaaaacttttggattcaccaatcagagtggcagccagtgtgaaagaacgtttaataacagaatgcacaacaattaacataaagaataccaagcagcagtcatctacgtcacaagcaccaccacagcctcatcctccaccaccagcagcaccttccacaggtatttttttttctcttctgaatagggaatgactgacatttctggtgatgatgatgatgatgatcttcaatatttttcagttcaactgtggagcctattagacgaagacgcaagtagagcctggcaaatgcaaagcgccacagcgaatgcaattgtagaaagaacggcagacccactggcttactgggcaacccacaaaaccgtttacccaaacttgtacaatggagccaaacatttcctgtgtacctcagcctcatctgtgccgcgtgaacaggtttttttttttttctaaggctggggagatagtgagtaaaagaaggaactgcttgagtcccaaacaatgttccctgtaatttttcatgagtctgagcaaacacacaaactccctgagcgtcccttggaccactgtgagcaacatcagacatgtgcactgtggtcacaccagcatcacatccattcaagttacatggttcattaaaagaatcaaattacagcatttacatttctgttaagacactttgacaacaggagccagttgaaggctgcagtgattttagtgacactacaatgtatgagtgaagttattgaatatttgtctctctactgttgcagtggttttgcaaattgcagatggaccctgttcactccacatacaccaatgttattcctgtagcttgaaagacagctacttttgataaaactgggcttgtagcacattgtctgccttgcaacaatgggaaagaggcaccgtttatgttttgacaacctatatctaatgagttattgatgctggaagtctgaatctgtgaatatctttccaacttgactgaacttggggccactaccacctaaggagtgatatatttaattctgaaaaaagcatttagccatacttaaagctttaagtgctttattaacacggaactaaaaattttgtattgttttattatcacaggttctgtctgaaaagaggtggcatcattttaaacagtgaaatcaaactaataaaatgtaatgaccaaccagtgagcaatactggattctgcaaaaacataaacaacttttttaaaaatctaa
It includes:
- the cfap43 gene encoding cilia- and flagella-associated protein 43 isoform X1, coding for MDETGSLEVRWIQGFTNKSVDFVDNETVCYICGSHICFLNMETKTQSVFQSPGRGIGALTANSKSGIFAFSEQKLSPSIFVYIFPELQLKNELKGTAQLDYTSLALCDGGPYLACCSSLPDHTITVWNWENAESLCTQPHDGKDVISLVFNPLNWYQLCALGATSLTVWNIEKSASFHVLKPSTIEFPAKDGSIIERLSPTLHMTKPCTRARLTPSAICWTATSELYVGCEEGFLLLVDPESLSVSLLFNPTTADATSELQESSFQSLTFNKNNLIAVGKESRVHCLQIKGTQVNITRTWQLERPVTTVMYFPDQETLLLSSKSGQIYMLNSAQSDEIVKVLDVLSGNFVTAALLHTDRNICVSLRESGELQLWSSDGICISSLFLQAEVTGLACCPIAHYAAVGTASGIILFIDLNDEQQPRLVHQVQLHHTAVDQLVFDQEGHYLLTAASDSHIYVIDAKPSTSFSVIGYTVIPGRILSLSTQYISDCKKVDVLALCAGQEDKEQEGSLLTVLSLPAGNLAGTDCVDRHGCLSTRFLKVFQYKVHHPLTSCVLGVSEVFAYCHKNKTLQRFQLPEVTDHFSSQQVVELKPNQEVRGHLLGPASLVLSPHCLWLASVGQDGLLRIRETVSMERYIELQCHSLRLGGVRSVSFSADALTLLTTGFKDGSLLCTSLRIKDVDAGKGNEAAQYSQSMARILKNIFNAENPVLISFPVWGQETPDSPEEPEEREVSGGDRVDVTEQDESYSSLPCAPPSHPTWLESRREAVIKEDNEKYSEMKKNLRETIKELRDAIQEMVRENENLPEQHLNLDVEEQRRLEAMVEQEVTRVKSDIEWDIIEKCYLCDILKRECWDSVKVKGRAIKAFHSEIEVQNFPLKEHTEKELEDLRRVENIRKLEKAACTLQLSTLKKSTQEEEQGREGHEAENAALTGSFSSQLGFSNPYIYDQFSLQTTEQRINQITLLQDVIYRIKTAFNADFEVLHRQKVQELKRVKDRNRLIREMMLELDMNMDLWEPSLTDSEWPERLLTVDDSEIKAEKYLTPEQQKEEERRKLDEQNRLAAQDDDCRERALDDMMEGVLEVKKKDILKMEIPPPEFVLTKADTDWSEEEKKVYREYEKKIKDLNEEKEKYKKALKIEMKKLQDSTKDAAEKFDETLTKLLEKKVNYTVAIYQEELKITHLVDSVLIEEEMTNREQELKLKLEKMLAYKDETGKELKRHEHEVESFHEAYDNLVAEDKLLDKDFKRGFPDVPDQVADSLYKLFKRRPRVQKIRTQTDNTSKLSKEPGLCGSLAPDGLSKMLKAMEELDAPENIPEGLKPWIWERFCHIRRAKVESEQKVKMRALTLAEMQAFLQRRRDEVIAAQQETKNLSEALESLHKEKNQNLMDTMVQLILKQGQVEVSTTDLTAECTDFILYHRSVVDDLRKEIRMLAEQKIASMVRCKNVRKGMIQLEWQHKVMRKQIDDLNEKARGIKMLRLLADQQDMTYLSRTAQDIRMSKQVSSLEKSIALMNKTHLHNVQQRIKKIERINRQAAMKAEKNLVFEQQLPDMQVTVAELRHICGATASEDSEAAEAEERYQEIVQRSNLEDLARAQAEDLDFLWAEVERLRKKNFPSLDQLKHH
- the cfap43 gene encoding cilia- and flagella-associated protein 43 isoform X2; the protein is MDETGSLEVRWIQGFTNKSVDFVDNETVCYICGSHICFLNMETKTQSVFQSPGRGIGALTANSKSGIFAFSEQKLSPSIFVYIFPELQLKNELKGTAQLDYTSLALCDGGPYLACCSSLPDHTITVWNWENAESLCTQPHDGKDVISLVFNPLNWYQLCALGATSLTVWNIEKSASFHVLKPSTIEFPAKDGSIIERLSPTLHMTKPCTRARLTPSAICWTATSELYVGCEEGFLLLVDPESLSVSLLFNPTTADATSELQESSFQSLTFNKNNLIAVGKESRVHCLQIKGTQVNITRTWQLERPVTTVMYFPDQETLLLSSKSGQIYMLNSAQSDEIVKVLDVLSGNFVTAALLHTDRNICVSLRESGELQLWSSDGICISSLFLQAEVTGLACCPIAHYAAVGTASGIILFIDLNDEQQPRLVHQVQLHHTAVDQLVFDQEGHYLLTAASDSHIYVIDAKPSTSFSVIGYTVIPGRILSLSTQYISDCKKVDVLALCAGQEDKEQEGSLLTVLSLPAGNLAGTDCVDRHGCLSTRFLKVFQYKVHHPLTSCVLGVSEVFAYCHKNKTLQRFQLPEVTDHFSSQQVVELKPNQEVRGHLLGPASLVLSPHCLWLASVGQDGLLRIRETVSMERYIELQCHSLRLGGVRSVSFSADALTLLTTGFKDGSLLCTSLRIKDVDAGKGNEAAQYSQSMARILKNIFNAENPVLISFPVWGQETPDSPEEPEEREVSGGDRVDVTEQDESYSSLPCAPPSHPTWLESRREAVIKEDNEKYSEMKKNLRETIKELRDAIQEMVRENENLPEQHLNLDVEEQRRLEAMVEQEVTRVKSDIEWDIIEKCYLCDILKRECWDSVKVKGRAIKAFHSEIEVQNFPLKEHTEKELEDLRRVENIRKLEKAACTLQLSTLKKSTQEEEQGREGHEAENAALTGSFSSQLGFSNPYIYDQFSLQTTEQRINQITLLQDVIYRIKTAFNADFEVLHRQKVQELKRVKDRNRLIREMMLELDMNMDLWEPSLTDSEWPERLLTVDDSEIKAEKYLTPEQQKEEERRKLDEQNRLAAQDDDCRERALDDMMEGVLEVKKKDILKMEIPPPEFVLTKADTDWSEEEKKVYREYEKKIKDLNEEKEKYKKALKIEMKKLQDSTKDAAEKFDETLTKLLEKKVNYTVAIYQEELKITHLVDSVLIEEEMTNREQELKLKLEKMLAYKDETGKELKRHEHEVESFHEAYDNLVAEDKLLDKDFKRGFPDVPDQVADSLYKLFKRRPRVQKIRTQTDNTSKLSKEPGLCGSLAPDGLSKMLKAMEELDAPENIPEGLKPWIWERFCHIRRAKVESEQKVKMRALTLAEMQAFLQRRRDEVIAAQQETKNLSEALESLHKEKNQNLMDTMVQLILKQGQVEVSTTDLTAECTDFILYHRSVVDDLRKEIRMLAEQKIASMVRCKNVRKGMIQLEWQHKVMRKQIDDLNEKARGIKMLRLLADQQDMTTHLHNVQQRIKKIERINRQAAMKAEKNLVFEQQLPDMQVTVAELRHICGATASEDSEAAEAEERYQEIVQRSNLEDLARAQAEDLDFLWAEVERLRKKNFPSLDQLKHH